In Thermoleophilia bacterium, one DNA window encodes the following:
- the def gene encoding peptide deformylase, giving the protein MIRDIVIYPDRRLKQPCRPVTAFGPALRRLTHDLEETARSFPYTTGIAAPQVGELWRACFIDCTDHPRVPDAHGPLVLINPVLTHYAGDDVGREGCLSLPEITANVQRGTEIGVHFYDVAGKETDVRLTGFEARVVLHEMDHLDGILILDRVRSLALDVFPRRRRPGTSGT; this is encoded by the coding sequence GTGATCCGCGACATCGTCATCTACCCGGATCGTCGCCTCAAGCAGCCCTGCCGACCGGTCACCGCGTTCGGTCCGGCGCTCCGGCGCCTAACACATGACCTGGAGGAGACCGCACGGTCGTTCCCCTACACCACGGGAATCGCCGCGCCGCAGGTTGGCGAACTCTGGCGGGCGTGCTTCATCGACTGCACCGACCACCCCCGGGTTCCGGATGCGCACGGGCCCCTCGTGCTCATCAACCCGGTGCTCACCCACTACGCGGGCGATGACGTGGGGCGCGAGGGGTGCCTGAGCCTGCCCGAGATCACGGCCAACGTGCAGCGGGGAACCGAGATCGGCGTGCACTTCTACGACGTCGCGGGGAAGGAGACTGACGTGCGCCTCACCGGCTTCGAGGCCCGTGTGGTGCTGCACGAGATGGACCACCTCGATGGCATCCTCATTCTTGACCGCGTGCGGTCACTGGCCCTCGACGTGTTCCCCCGCCGGCGCCGACCGGGGACTTCCGGGACGTAG